A window of Streptomyces sp. Je 1-332 genomic DNA:
GCCATCACCTGGTCGCTGATCTCTCGGTAGAGCCCGAAGCGCGGCACCAGATAGGCGGCATTGGGCGCAAGACGCCGCGCCTGCCCCATGGGCATCGCCGAGTGCACCCCGAACTTCCGCGCTTCGTACGACGCCGTCGCCACCACACCGCGCGGCCCGAGCCCGCCCACGACCACGGCTTTCCCACGCAGACTCGGCTTCGCGGCCTGCTCGGCGGACGCGTAGAAGGCATCCATGTCGAGATGCAGAATCGTGGGCGCGGTTCTCACACCTCTGATGCTGCCCTACGCCACTGACAACGCCCCGGCAACAAGCCCGGACACCACGGCGCCCGACCCGCCTCAGACGGCTCTGTTGCGCCGCCTGGCCAGCTCGTCGGCCGGGTTCTGCCGCACCAGCGTCTCCCCGGTGTCGATACGCTCCCCGTGCAGCTGCGAGAGCGCCGCGTCCACATCCCGCCATACGACACCCACGGCGATCCCGAAGACCCCCTGGCCGCCCTGGAGCAGATCGTGGACCTCGTCGGGCGACGTGCACTCGTAGACCGTCGCGCCGTCGCTCATGAGCGTCATCCGCTCCAGGTCCCGGAAACCACGGTCACGCAGATGCTGGACCGTGGTCCGGATGTTCTGCAGAGAGACGCCGGTGTCGAGGAAACGCTTCACGATCTTCAGGACGACGACGTCCCGGAAGCTGTAGAGCCGCTGGGTCCCCGATCCGCCCGCGGCCCGCACACTGGGCTCGACGAGTCCCGTACGGGCCCAGTAGTCGAGCTGTCGATACGTGATGCCGGCAGCCGCGCACGCGGTCGGCCCGCGGTACCCGATCTGTTCCTGTTCGGACTGTCCGGACGTGGCGTCCCCGCTCCCCTGAACGCTCTCCTGAACCACCATCGGCCTCTGCGGAGAGTGACCGGCCGTGCTGCTGTGCATCGGATACGGCCCACCCATCGCCGTACCGTCGCCGCTGCTTCTCACGCCGACCTCCGTCCTTGACCTGCCTTCACGACGGTAGGCAGTCGCCAGGGGCTCGTCAACGATCGCCACACTCGGCACGCCGAGTGATAATCACCCTAAGAGTGGTTTGCCGTTCCGCATCGCCGGGAAAGGCTAGCCGAATGGTCGGCAGGCCCCTCGGGAAGCGACGGCCTACTGGCTGTTGGTACCGAAGTCCTCGGGCGAGATCTGGTCGAGGAACTCGCGGAACTTCTCCACCTCGTCCTCCTGCTCGTCCGGAATGGCGATGCCCGCGTCGTCGAGTACACCGTCGCTGCCGTAGATCGGCGTTCCGGTGCGCAGCGCGAGCGCTATGGCGTCGGACGGCCGGGCGCTCACCTCGACTCCACTGGCGAAGACCAGCTCGGCGTAGAAGACCCCTTCTCGGAGGTCCGTGATGCGCACCTCGGTGAGCTCCTGACCCACCGCCTCCAGCACGTCCTTGAACAGGTCGTGGGTCAGCGGCCGCGCGGGCGCCATCCCCTGCTGTGCGAAGGCGATCGCGGTCGCCTCACCTGGTCCGATCCAGATGGGGAGGTAACGATCGCCTCCCACTTCACGCAGGAGCACGATCGGTTGGTTGGAGGGCATTTCCACCCGGACACCTACGACGTCGAGCTCGTTCACACAGCAACCCTAGGACGTGCCCGGCCGGTTTGGGTAGTCGGGCACCCCCTGAGTCAGGGCAACCGCACCCCGAGGGCGCTCTGCACGAGTGCAGAATGCAGCTTTCCGGTCAGCCCGGCCAGTTCCTTCGTACGGGCTTCCGCATGGGCTCTGGTCTGCGGATTGCGGTGCCGGCGCAGCGGCGCCACGACCTGGTCGATCAGGCCGGCCTCCCGCTCGGCCGCCGACTTCATGGCGCGCAGATGCCTGGGTTCGATGCCGAATCGCCCAAGTTCCACGACGAGCGCGGCGACCGTCACGGCCTCCGCGTCATAACCACCGTCCGGCAGGGGCACGATGAGCCCGTACGTCTCCCAGTCGGCGAGCTGCTCCGCGTCGATCTCGGCGGCGGCGAGCAGCTCCAGACGGCCCACACGGGCGACGGTCGGCTCCCCGGCGTCGCTCACGCCCCAGGCGTCACCGGGCTCGCGCGGCTGCCCCAGTGAGGGCGTGGAGACCCCCTCACCGCGCTCCAGGGCGTCCAGGTGCTCCCGGATCACCTTGAGCGGCAGATAGTGGTCCCGCTGCATCCTCAGGACGTGACCGAGCCGCTCGACGTCCTCCGGGCTGAACTTCCGATAGCCCGAGGGGGTGCGCTCCGGCTCGATGAGCCCTTCCGACTCCAGGAAACGGATCTTGGAGATCGTGACCTCGGGAAACTCGTCACGCAGCGCGTTCAACACAGCGCCGATGCTCATCAGCCGACGGTCCTCGGCGGCGGTGCCGTTGCCGGCACCGCCCCTCGGTGTTTGAAGCATGGACCTTCCCTGCCGGATCAGATACCGATGCCCCGCTGGCTCGCGTAGAAGACCAGGCGGTACTTGCCGATCTGCACCTCGTCGCCGTTCGACACGGCGACCGAGTCGATGCGCTCCCGATTGACGTACGTGCCGTTGAGGCTGCCCACGTCGGCGACGGTGAAGGAACCGTCCCCGAGGCGACGGAACTCCACGTGACGGCGCGAGACGGTCACGTCGTCCAGGAAGATGTCGCTCTGCGGGTGACGCCCGGCCGTGGTCAGCTCGCCGTCCAGAAGGAAGCGGCTGCCCGAGTTCGGCCCACGGCGCACCACGAGGAGTGCGGAGCCGAGCGGCAGTGCGTCAACGGCGGCCTGGGCCTCCGGCGAGAGGGCGGGCGAGGCGGTCTGCCCCGTCACCTCCGCGTCGTAGGCCTCCAGGCCCGAGATGGAGATCGTCGAGGTCGTCTCGGACGGACGCTCCGGCGCGGCCCCGGCCCGCAGCGGCGCGCCGCAGTTGGAGCAGAACCGACTCGCCTCGGCGTTGCGGTTCCCGCACCTCGTACACACCAGGGCCATGGACGGATCCTCCTGCCGCGGCTGCCCCGCGGGGGCATTCGATGCGTACGGATCGGGGGTAAACCCTCCACCCGTACTTGAGGTTGACGGTTCTCC
This region includes:
- a CDS encoding MerR family transcriptional regulator, translating into MLQTPRGGAGNGTAAEDRRLMSIGAVLNALRDEFPEVTISKIRFLESEGLIEPERTPSGYRKFSPEDVERLGHVLRMQRDHYLPLKVIREHLDALERGEGVSTPSLGQPREPGDAWGVSDAGEPTVARVGRLELLAAAEIDAEQLADWETYGLIVPLPDGGYDAEAVTVAALVVELGRFGIEPRHLRAMKSAAEREAGLIDQVVAPLRRHRNPQTRAHAEARTKELAGLTGKLHSALVQSALGVRLP
- a CDS encoding FHA domain-containing protein; amino-acid sequence: MFGGCGRCEDVCTADVRRCVQSGFVLPHGRVCFGQGESPVKLFAKLFGKSAREDSGNPATARHRAPRHGDAEDQGAERPMFRDQVGGPGGDISGAQGASSVDPAGPGRIGFGEPSTSSTGGGFTPDPYASNAPAGQPRQEDPSMALVCTRCGNRNAEASRFCSNCGAPLRAGAAPERPSETTSTISISGLEAYDAEVTGQTASPALSPEAQAAVDALPLGSALLVVRRGPNSGSRFLLDGELTTAGRHPQSDIFLDDVTVSRRHVEFRRLGDGSFTVADVGSLNGTYVNRERIDSVAVSNGDEVQIGKYRLVFYASQRGIGI
- a CDS encoding bifunctional nuclease family protein, with the translated sequence MNELDVVGVRVEMPSNQPIVLLREVGGDRYLPIWIGPGEATAIAFAQQGMAPARPLTHDLFKDVLEAVGQELTEVRITDLREGVFYAELVFASGVEVSARPSDAIALALRTGTPIYGSDGVLDDAGIAIPDEQEDEVEKFREFLDQISPEDFGTNSQ
- a CDS encoding MerR family transcriptional regulator; its protein translation is MRSSGDGTAMGGPYPMHSSTAGHSPQRPMVVQESVQGSGDATSGQSEQEQIGYRGPTACAAAGITYRQLDYWARTGLVEPSVRAAGGSGTQRLYSFRDVVVLKIVKRFLDTGVSLQNIRTTVQHLRDRGFRDLERMTLMSDGATVYECTSPDEVHDLLQGGQGVFGIAVGVVWRDVDAALSQLHGERIDTGETLVRQNPADELARRRNRAV